A genomic segment from Terriglobales bacterium encodes:
- a CDS encoding FKBP-type peptidyl-prolyl cis-trans isomerase, with amino-acid sequence MKNLLAVICLLGLGLSAVAQTSPAPKKPASTAKKPAAASTAKKPAAPGSAAPALTTQKQKASYAMGITLGSNLKRQEVDVDVEALTAGFRDVLYGKPPRISDAEAQAALDQLSQEMRAHMVERVKAMSEKNQKEGEAFLAANKTKEGVVTLPSGLQYKVLTPGTGPKPTANDTVVCNYKGTLLNGTEFDSSYKRGEPTSFPVSGVIKGWTEALQLMPVGSKWQLFIPGNLAYGERGQAPTIEPNSTLVFEVELLSIKPKEEKPAATPAPNPAEKK; translated from the coding sequence ATGAAGAACTTACTCGCAGTCATTTGCCTCCTTGGCCTTGGACTTTCCGCCGTGGCCCAAACTTCACCGGCTCCTAAGAAACCTGCTTCCACGGCAAAGAAGCCCGCCGCCGCATCCACCGCGAAAAAGCCGGCTGCTCCCGGTTCTGCCGCGCCTGCGCTGACCACGCAGAAGCAGAAGGCCAGCTACGCCATGGGCATTACGCTTGGCTCCAATCTCAAGCGCCAGGAGGTCGACGTAGACGTCGAAGCTCTCACTGCCGGTTTCAGGGATGTTCTTTACGGCAAGCCGCCGAGAATCAGCGATGCCGAAGCCCAGGCCGCCCTTGATCAGCTTTCGCAGGAAATGCGAGCCCACATGGTGGAGCGGGTCAAGGCGATGAGCGAAAAGAACCAGAAGGAAGGCGAAGCGTTTCTCGCCGCCAACAAGACGAAAGAAGGTGTCGTTACCCTTCCCAGCGGACTGCAATATAAGGTCCTGACCCCCGGCACCGGTCCTAAGCCGACCGCCAATGACACCGTCGTCTGCAACTACAAGGGCACATTGCTCAACGGAACCGAGTTCGACAGCTCTTACAAACGCGGCGAACCGACCAGTTTCCCCGTCAGCGGCGTCATCAAGGGCTGGACCGAAGCTCTGCAACTCATGCCCGTCGGCTCCAAGTGGCAGCTGTTTATTCCCGGCAATCTCGCTTACGGCGAGCGTGGGCAGGCCCCCACCATCGAGCCGAACTCAACCTTAGTTTTTGAAGTGGAGCTGCTCTCAATTAAGCCGAAGGAAGAAAAACCGGCGGCAACACCTGCCCCGAATCCGGCGGAGAAGAAGTAG
- the cysE gene encoding serine O-acetyltransferase yields the protein MFASMRDDISWVRENDPAAKSAIEVVICYSGLHALWAYRINHWLWHRGIRLLARMFSQAARWATGIEIHPAAKIGRRFFIDHGMGVVVGETTIIGDEVTLYQGVTLGGTGKEQGKRHPTIGNGVVIGAGAKVLGNITVGDNCRIGAGSVVLRSVPADSTIVGVPGHIVLRNGKRVIITDPKQINDPLSQALAAVALQVRELKHRVEKIEGTVHDGSPDTLQEAIEMDYQI from the coding sequence ATGTTTGCATCCATGCGGGATGACATTTCCTGGGTACGAGAAAACGATCCGGCCGCGAAGTCTGCGATCGAGGTCGTGATCTGTTACTCGGGGCTGCACGCGCTCTGGGCCTACCGGATCAACCACTGGCTCTGGCACCGTGGGATAAGACTGCTGGCGCGCATGTTTTCGCAGGCCGCGCGTTGGGCAACGGGAATCGAGATCCATCCGGCGGCGAAGATCGGCAGGCGCTTCTTCATCGATCATGGCATGGGCGTGGTGGTCGGGGAAACGACGATCATCGGCGATGAAGTCACGCTTTACCAGGGCGTAACGCTGGGTGGAACCGGCAAAGAGCAAGGCAAGCGTCACCCGACCATCGGCAATGGAGTTGTCATCGGGGCGGGCGCAAAAGTGTTGGGCAATATCACGGTGGGAGACAACTGCCGAATCGGCGCGGGTTCGGTGGTCCTGCGCAGCGTACCGGCCGACTCGACCATTGTCGGTGTACCCGGACATATCGTGCTGCGGAATGGCAAGCGCGTGATCATCACCGATCCGAAACAGATCAACGATCCGCTTTCGCAGGCACTGGCGGCCGTTGCGTTACAGGTGCGCGAACTGAAACATCGCGTAGAAAAGATTGAGGGAACCGTTCATGACGGTTCCCCCGATACACTGCAAGAAGCTATCGAAATGGATTACCAGATTTAG